The genomic stretch acctggtgggccaccacgtgatgATTGGATCGGCTTGAGTTTTGGGGCATCCGAATTTTGTGGTGGGGCCTTAAcgtaatgaacggattggatgccaCACCCGCACCTTGCAGGGGAAGTGGCATCAAGTGTCCACTGGATTCCATCACTCATCTGGTCCGTGAGTATGAACCATCACATATCGCCAGAGTATCATTTTTTCCTCAAATAAAAATCCCTGCACAACACTACGTGTGTGTTGTGGGCTCAAGACCAATGCTGGTCCCCtcattagggcgtgtttgggcagtgggattagaagggattaggtgggatgggattcatctggtcccgtgccaattccactctatgtttgggaagaatggaaaagcttggaattagattagatggaattgcattgggtcccgtgccaattttactcactgtaggtcccaccatgatgtgtgggctatatatccacactgtccacccatttttagagactattttaaagcatgggccaaaaaatcagttaaatctaaagctcaagtggaccccaccatagaaagcaatggggattgaatacgttgaaaacttctttggggccacatgagttttggatctacttcatttttaatgaaagatttagatataacacgtgtgttagtttcaataatttcaaatgatggtgggtatatccatttaatgtaccaccatattaccaacaaagcatggcattaatcttatcccatggtaacaggggacaatctagccacgggtaataattatgttttttgaatcccatcccacctaatcccttctaatcccaccgcccaaacacgcctgtgccaattccactccacgtttgggaagaatggaaaagctcggaattacattaaatagatTTGCATTGAgttcgtgccaatttcactcaatgttagcaagttgttgtaggtcccaccatgatgtgtgggctatatccacaccgtcaacccatttatcgagattattttagagcatgggccaaaaaatcaggtaaatctaatgctcaagtggaccccaacatagaaagcaatggggattgaatacttaccgttgaaaacttctttggggctaattaagttttggatctacttcatttttaggcccataccataaaatgaggttaaaaaacaattgaacagtttagacatgtgttattctcagtaatttcaaataatggtgggtatatccattcaatgcacCACCGgattatcaacaaagcagggcattaatcttatcccatggcaacaggggacaatccctgccatgggtaataattatattttttgaatcccatcccagctaatcccttctaatcccaccgcccaaacagacccttaggagACACAATCTGGTTGATTGTGGACCGTTGGTTAATCCTTTCAGTCCACTTTTGATTCTTTCACATGAAATGATGGGCGGACCGGCCTGGTATAATAGGCTGGGCCCGGACACATGACCATCGCGGCTTGCATGTTGATCAGGCAGGTCCCACCATGGCATGGCCCAAAATTGAGGGTGCCTAAGTCCATTTTGGTTTCATTCTCGTGTGACCCACATAATGAACGGCTCTGATTTGTGTCCTTTTGATTGTATGTGTAGGTAAAAGGAGGAAAGGGAGAAAAAATGTTCTTGAAGAAGCCTCCCTCACACTCATGGTGGTTTGATAGCCACAACAGTCCCAGACGCTCTCCCTGGCTTCAATCTACACTTACAGGTTTCCTTACTCTCTCTTCTTAAATATTTATAGTGGTCCACTAGCTTACACGTGGCAGATGGCGAATCCAGACCATCCGCAAAGTGGGTGCTTGTGGCATGCTGGCCCACATTTGAAAATCAAACAAAATGTAGAATCCTATCGACATGAATGGTGgccttcaaatggatggttgagatgaaacagGGAATCAACGGTACGAACCATCTGATGGGTAGgaccatttaaaaataaaaccaaatGGACTATTCTAGCCATGTGGATAGTGGACTTCAAATGGGTGGTTGAGATGAAACTGGGAGTCAACAGTAGGAACCATCTTAGGACCATTTAAAAGTCAAACCAAATGGACTTATTCTAGCCATGTGGATGGTGGACTTCAAATGGGTGGTTGAGATGAAACTGGGAGTCAACAATAGGAATCATCTGATGACTAGGACCATTTAAAAATCAAACCAAGTGGACTATTCTAGCCATGTGGATGGTGGTCttcaaatgaatggttgagatgaaagtaGGACTAGGACCCACTTGACTAGGGTAGATTCAATCCCACCTCCCCACCTGAcatatatcagtttgatttggGCCACGAGCACTGAAATCATGGTCATGGAACTAAAACCTCTACTTAGGTCAGGCACACAACAGCTGGATACCGCACGTTATTTTTCCAACCAACATGTCACACGTGCAAGGTGTAGGAGTTTCGCCCCACATCAGACCGATTCACTCATCTCGTGAGCCATCCTGTACGTTGAGTCAGATCCTCGTCCATCTATttatttcaatggtgtggcctacctagtgagtgaaccagcctgattttccTGCGAATGATCCTCAAGGCAGGGCCCCACtgcttggatggcttggatgtgctGGTCCATTCTCTTAGAAAAAAGTCATTATGAAAATTTGAACTTTTGTGAAGGAATTGGTGTTAAAGACACATGTACGACATCCAGGCTGTTCATCTGATATCCTCCGTACAATCATAATGGTGGGCCTGTGAGAGAGCTTTTGGGTCTCATCCATTACAACCTGAAATGGATTATCCATCCATACAATCATGGTGGGGGTGGGCCAAAATGAGAACTTTTGGCCCTTGAATGTGGACTCTTGGTCTACTTTTCTGTAATTGGTTTCCTTTAATCTCCGTAAGTCCTCTGATCCAATGGCTATGATTGCACAATTAGTTGGATCTTCAATATGGTACTTGATCAACAGTTAATTTTAtcaaatcaatggtttagatctcatACACGTGTGTCATGCGTGGCTAATATCTCAAAAAACAAAAGCGTGTCATTTGTCCGTACAGGGACAAGTGCTAATATCTAGGAAACAAAAGTGTCTAAAATCTCTCTTGGTTTTATCTTAGGGTCCTTTGTTAATATAGCTGTTCTTTGTTTGTATATGTGGCACCATCTAAGCTGTTCATGCTGAGCAAATGTGTGGTGATCGGGACTGTTAATCCTGCAGCCATCCCATGGACGGGCCATAGCCAGAAAGTTGCATTGATTGAAAGATCCAATCATTCTAACCATCGGCTGAAAAATTAGAAGCATGAAAGTTACATTGATTGGAAGGGGCTCCGTGTCGGTGGatcccttattgtggggcccactgtaatgtatgttctttacatccacaccgtccattttgacaggtcattttagggtatgatcccgtaaatgaagcatatccaaatcttaggtggaacacaccacaggaaacagtcgtgattgaatccccaccattaaaaacttgatggGGGCCACCGTAatattcatttgccatccaacctgttgataaggtcacaaagatctggatgaataGACCAcacgaatattagcttgatccgaaccttttgtggcccacaagaagtttttaatcatcaattatcACGGtctcctgtactatggtccacctaagatttggatctgcttcattttttagattatgccctaaaatgatttttcagaacagatggacggcatggcatggatataaggcagatacatcaagctgggcgtcagggatccacccacctcgtaTCCACCCTATAGATCCAAGCTAACAGGATCTTCCAAATGGTTGGATTTTGCGACCATGGTCCATCCTGGCATTTGGACATTTTGGACAGGTGTGGtgatccatttggagagatcattttagggcatgagccaaagaatgaggttgatccaaagctcaattggaccccaccacaaaacagtggggaatgaacacctaccattaaagacttcccgagccatgggatgttttctttcaagctgatattcgtgtctTGTCGTCCCTTCGTCTATGTCTGCATCTATTAGCTTAACTTATTACCGATCTTGTCTTGAGGCTACCGTGGGATCTGCTCAAGGACCTATTGGTTTAGGTAAATATCTAATGTGTTCCCCGACTGGAGAGGTCATTTTTGGAGGAGAAACTATGCGTTTTTGGGATCTCCGCTCCTAGTTGGAACCTCCAAGGGGTCCCGATGGTTTGGATTTGAGTAGGCTGAAAAAAGACATACAAGCTTGGCAAGAACGACATTAGgcggagagatcattttacggcatgagccaaagaatgaggctgatccaaagctcaattggaccccaccacaaaacagtggggattgaacacctaccattaaagaCTTGCCGGGGCCACGGGATGTTTTctttcaagctgatattcgtgtcttgtcgtcccttcgtccatgtctgcGTCTATAAGCTTAACTTATTACCGGTCTCGTCTTGAGGCTAACGTGGGATCTGCTCAAGGACCTATTGGTTTAGGTAAATATCTAATGTGTTCCCCGACTAGAAAGGTCATTTTCGGAGGAGAAACTATGCGTTTTGGGATCTCCGCTCCCTAGTTGGAACCTCCAAGGGGTcccaatggtttggatttgagTAGGCTGAAAAAAGACATACAACCTTGGCGAGAACGATGTTAGGCGGAATATATGATATTATGGCAGAGTAACATTTCACAATTTAATGAATCCTCCACTTATTTGATGGGATGGTTAAGAGATAATTCTATGGTTAAACTCTTCACAACTTATCAATGGATATAACCCTTTTGGTACGGATAGTTTATTAGTTTGGGCATGGATGTTCCTATTTGGGCATCTTGTTTGGGCTACTGGATTTATGTTCTTAATTTCCTGCCGTGGATATTGGTAGGAATTGATTGAAACTTTAGCATGGGCTCATGAATGCACGCCTTTGGCTAATTTGATTCGATGGAGGGATAAACTAGTGGCTCTTTCCATTGTGCAAGCAAGATTGGTTGCATGAGTCCAGTACTCAAAAGAACTCAACTCGACCCACCAAGACTCTATAATATTTATATAGTCTAAATATTAAATTTAGACTAGAAAAACTCAACTAAGTTACTTCACTTGAATCCATAGGCCgagacttttaaaaaaaaataaaaaaatcttaataTTAATATTACTATGAATTCATCAAGTTTCTAGCTTTAAAAACATTTTTctagttaaaataaataaataaataaactcaaCTTAGATAGTTTTTAGCTTTTAATCATATGATGGATTAAAAATAAcatgaagaaggtttgatctttgtttttcttaattcAAAATAGTATGATATATTCATCTTTTGAAGTCAACGTGTGTGTTTTCAATCTCAAAACATAAATGGTTACCCTGTAACCTAATGGGTACATCAAcacactaagggcgtgtttgggcggtgggattagaagggattaggtgggatgggattcatctggtcccgtgccaattccactccatgtttgggaagaatggaaaagcttggaattagagcagatggaattgcattggttccGTGACAATTTCactcaatattagcaagttgtgtaggtcccaccatgatgtgtgggctatatccacaccatccacccatttttcgagattattttagagcatgggccaaaaaatcaagtaaatctaaagctcaagtggaccccactatagaaagcaacggggattgaatacttaccgttgaaaacttctttggggccacataagttttggatctacctcatttttaggcccatgccataaaatgagattacaaaacaaatgaacgatttagatataacacgtgtgttattctcagtaatttcaaatgatggtgggtatattcattcaatgtaccactgtattaccaacaaagcatggcattaatcttatcccatggcaacaggggacaatcccagacatgggtaataattatgttttttgaatcccttcccacctaatcccttctaatccgggcggattggaagggattggaagttaaatcccgggattggccgggcgtgccaaacagactaggtGATCTGatcggatatagcaatcccatggatcttaaggcaattcactaacaacaccatcattacctttaaatcccatccaatccaccttaatctgttcaaatttgcccgggacgtgtttggttcgagagattggaagggatgggaaggtttaatcccgggattggccgggcgtgccaaacagactcgatatagcaatcccatggatcttaagacaatccactgacaacaccatcattaccttgaaatccatgccaaccaccctaataccattcaatcccttccaatccacccggccaaacgggccctaaggttcCATTTCAAGTCCAACATGGGTATGGGTGCAATACGCATTGGTGGGTTATAGGTAGTTATAGGTACAATACCCCAATGTGTAGCCCGAACTCGGCCCATTGACACCTAAACTCATATCCCTTTCTTTATTTTCATGGAAATGCTATTTTTATGGAAACTATGTTTCATGAATTTATGTTTTGACGAATCCAATCATTGtgtcgggttttttttttttttttttgcatttgctCAAATATTGGCGATGGTGTATTTTCCCTCCTCAGAGCTGgatgagaagacaaaggcgatgCTCAAACTGGTTGAAGAAGATGCAGACTCATTCGCCCAACGTGCCGAGATGTACTACAAGAAGCGGCCGGAACTAGTCAACATGGTTGAAGATTTCTACCGTACTCACCGCTCATTAGCCGAGCGATACGACCAGCTCAGATCAGAAGCAGGGCCAAGGCTCACGTTGACGCCATCCATCTCCCCTTTCTCAGCCAAAAACCAATCACAGAAGCTAGGAACGCAGTCTGACAGATCCTCCTCTAGATCCTCCATAGCCTCCTCAGATTGCTTCGATTCGGAGGAATCCGAGGTTGACGACCCCGATGAAGAGGAGACCCAAGTTGGAGGAGGGGATGTAGAGGAAGTTTCTAGCAAGGATGGGGAAGTGAAGAAGATGAGAGGAGAGATTGACAGACTTAAAGAAGAGAATAGAATTCAAAAGGCAGAAATGATGGAGAGAAATGAAGAGAAGAGAGAGGCAATAAGGCAGCTGTGTTTGGCTATGGACATATTGAAGGAAGAGAATGTTAGTTTGCGGAAATGTCTCGAAGACTCAAAGAAGAGAGGTGTGTTTGAATTCAGCAAATGGAAAGGGGTTTTCTCAGGGAAGTTTTTTAGTGGACGATGAGGATTTGTGGTGAGTCTGAACAAAGTGTAATATTCAGAACAATGAGGATTTGTGGTGGGTCTGAACAAAGTGTAATATTCAGAACAATGAGGATT from Magnolia sinica isolate HGM2019 chromosome 17, MsV1, whole genome shotgun sequence encodes the following:
- the LOC131230682 gene encoding protein NETWORKED 3C-like is translated as MFLKKPPSHSWWFDSHNSPRRSPWLQSTLTELDEKTKAMLKLVEEDADSFAQRAEMYYKKRPELVNMVEDFYRTHRSLAERYDQLRSEAGPRLTLTPSISPFSAKNQSQKLGTQSDRSSSRSSIASSDCFDSEESEVDDPDEEETQVGGGDVEEVSSKDGEVKKMRGEIDRLKEENRIQKAEMMERNEEKREAIRQLCLAMDILKEENVSLRKCLEDSKKRGVFEFSKWKGVFSGKFFSGR